The proteins below come from a single Ptychodera flava strain L36383 chromosome 6, AS_Pfla_20210202, whole genome shotgun sequence genomic window:
- the LOC139134910 gene encoding ALX homeobox protein 1-like, giving the protein MIEHNSPSAVTSDGDGDSGFVSGAETRSNDSQSPDIVEKPSKSFSIKDILGEELTAESTESTAMFEERGSIKRSEYLTEESIAQEATKTCQDEKDLESTARDHCLKKRASPNQATGVEIPNDDSLKGSDEHDTGESHPKKKRRARTTYTTTQLDALEQLFHQEQYPDLVVREEIAKTLDLDEERVQIWFQNRRAKYKRTQKEGRVLWMRSHLFGVGLHPNYPQGSMFASTPSSKLPLMMPPMMPSNRFPANGFFQSRLAGYLAEMQGTKRELPVSARPTMFPLPPLRIPVPSMWHFRHSDEQLYSETTPSIS; this is encoded by the exons ATGATTGAGCACAATAGCCCATCTGCGGTGACTTCAGACGGCGACGGTGATTCTGGTTTTGTCAGCGGGGCAGAAACTCGAAGCAATGACTCGCAGAGTCCCGACATCGTTGAGAAACCGTCCAAGTCGTTTTCTATCAAAGACATCCTGGGAGAAGAGTTGACGGCTGAGAGTACGGAATCCACAGCAATGTTTGAGGAAAGAGGCAGCATCAAGAGAAGCGAGTACCTGACCGAAGAATCTATTGCTCAAGAAGCGACGAAAACTTGTCAAGATGAAAAGGATCTTGAATCAACAG CACGAGATCACTGCTTGAAAAAGAGAGCATCGCCAAATCAAGCAACGGGTGTCGAGATCCCAAATGACGATTCGCTGAAGGGATCTGACGAACACGACACGGGGGAGTCACATCCGAAGAAGAAAAGGCGAGCTAGAACAACATACACTACGACGCAGCTAGACGCGTTGGAACAGCTGTTCCACCAAGAACAATATCCAGACTTGGTTGTCAGAGAAGAGATAGCAAAGACGCTGGACTTGGACGAGGAAAGAGTTCAG ATATGGTTCCAAAACCGTCGAGCTAAGTACAAGAGGACGCAGAAAGAGGGACGTGTCCTATGGATGCGAAGTCACTTGTTTGGGGTCGGACTTCACCCTAACTACCCGCAAGGCAGCATGTTTGCCAGTACGCCGTCCAGCAAACTGCCTCTTATGATGCCACCAATGATGCCGAGTAATAGGTTTCCTGCAAATGGTTTCTTCCAGTCAAG ACTTGCAGGCTATCTTGCGGAAATGCAGGGGACAAAGCGAGAATTGCCTGTCAGTGCCAGACCAACCATGTTCCCGTTACCACCTTTGCGGATACCCGTCCCCTCAATGTGGCACTTTCGTCACAGTGACGAACAACTCTATTCGGAAACCACGCCTTCCATCAGCTGA